One window of the Nicotiana tabacum cultivar K326 chromosome 4, ASM71507v2, whole genome shotgun sequence genome contains the following:
- the LOC107787985 gene encoding protein MICRORCHIDIA 7, translating to MCTRRNPVSSSKILESPFPFTSLNSSLYTLLSSIFVFPFCFTLFSFCMANPNIVIKQEVVEGFMKKKPPAVSSPATQSVFIDLSSSDDSDSDSDGFVGSNRPKKKRKSVEDVNFPLPLGFLDPLPPPKEPPLPLPAPPLNGSNIKELGSSSESKQFWKAGDYEGASSSTSGISSGGIDHVRVHPKFLHSNATSHKWALGAFAELLDNALDEVINGATYANIDMVKNKKDGSRMLLIEDNGGGMDPDKMRHCMSLGYSVKSKVADTIGQYGNGFKTSTMRLGADVIVFSRSGGKPGKSPTQSIGLLSYTFLRSTGMEDIVVPMLDYEKREGWDKIIRSSTSDWDKNLETIIEWSPFSSEADLRRQFNPMKGQGTRIIVYNLWEDDQGLLELDFDADPHDIQIRGVNRDEKSIQMAKQYPNSRHFLTYRHSLRSYASILYLRIPPAFRIILRGKDVEHHNIVNDMMMTQEITYRPMPGADGVPKDSNMVATVKIGFVKDAKAHIDVQGFNVYHKNRLIKPFWSLWHAPGSDGRGVIGVLEANFVEPAHDKQGFERTTVLSRLESRLVQMQKTYWSTLCHKIGYAPRRNKKAFEGETSPGYHSSASQSKHKSSGKLSEKSNGFGHLNGKHDSKARRSGNKPSSFEPSSTSAEDDSDENDLPNQPGGHQKYNNGKDGSQAMHSPPGFGQRDAEKVCSPGGSFKRVTRNSRKGDADKNDDVLPDTLTESLEQLKEENRELKERLRKKEEEILGDLLRDLQHERERSKSLEAQLQEAKTKVEELNKEQESLIDIFTEERQRRDLEEENLRKKLKDASNTTQELHEKVRGLEKTRSAKGR from the exons ATGTGTACACGGCGAAACCCTGTCTCTTCATCTAAAATTCTTGAATCTCCCTTTCCTTTTACTTCGTTAAATTCTTCACTATATACTCTTTTAagctccatttttgtttttcctttctgCTTCACACTTTTCTCTTTTTGCATGGCGAATCCTAATATTGTAATTAAGCAAGAAGTTGTGGAagggtttatgaagaagaagcCGCCGGCGGTTTCTTCACCGGCGACTCAATCGGTGTTTATTGACCTAAGCAGTAGTGACGACTCTGACTCCGATTCGGACGGTTTTGTTGGCAGTAATAGgccgaagaagaaaaggaagagtgTGGAGGATGTGAATTTCCCTTTGCCGTTGGGATTTTTGGATCCTTTGCCTCCGCCTAAGGAACCCCCGTTGCCGTTACCGGCTCCGCCGCTTAATGGAAGCAATATTAAGGAGTTAGGTTCTTCTTCGGAGAGTAAGCAATTTTGGAAGGCTGGAGATTATGAAGGGGCTTCTTCTTCTACATCCGGAATATCTTCAG GTGGTATAGATCACGTCAGAGTTCATCCCAAATTCCTACACTCCAACGCCACCAGTCATAAGTGGGCACTTGGAG CTTTTGCAGAGCTTTTGGATAATGCATTGGACGAG GTCATTAATGGAGCAACATATGCGAACATTGATATGGTCAAAAACAAAAAAGATGGAAGCAGAATGCTTCTGATTGAAG ATAATGGTGGTGGAATGGATCCTGATAAAATGAGGCATTGCATGTCACTGGGATATTCTGTGAAAAGTAAAGTGGCAGATACTATTGGACAGT ATGGAAATGGATTCAAGACAAGTACCATGAGGCTTGGAGCTGATGTGATTGTCTTCTCTCGTTCTGGTGGAAAACCAGGGAAAAG CCCCACACAGAGCATTGGATTGTTGTCCTACACTTTTCTGCGAAGCACTGGAATGGAAGACATCGTTGTTCCCATG CTTGACTACGAGAAAAGAGAAGGGTGGGACAAGATAATACGATCATCTACTAGCGACTGGGATAAGAATCTCGAAACCATAATTGAGTGGTCCCCTTTTTCAAGTGAAGCCGATCTTCGTAGACAG TTTAATCCGATGAAAGGTCAGGGCACTCGGATTATAGTATACAATTTGTGGGAGGATGATCAAGGACTATTGGAGCTAGATTTTGATGCCGATCCACAT GATATTCAAATTAGAGGAGTCAACCGTGATGAGAAGAGCATACAGATGGCTAAACAGTATCCAAACTCCAGGCATTTCTTGACGTATAGGCATTCGCTAAGG AGCTATGCGTCAATTCTATACCTAAGAATTCCTCCTGCATTTCGAATTATTCTGCGCGGTAAAGATGTTGAGCACCATAACATAGTAAATGATATGATGATGACCCAAGAGATCACATATCGCCCTATGCCTGGTGCAGATGGAGTACCCAAGGATTCCAAC ATGGTGGCTACTGTGAAAATTGGGTTTGTAAAGGATGCAAAAGCTCATATTGATGTTCAAGGGTTTAATGTCTATCACAAAAATCGACTTATTAAG CCATTTTGGAGTCTTTGGCATGCTCCTGGAAGTGACGGTCGTGGCGTTATAG GTGTCTTAGAAGCCAATTTCGTTGAACCAGCTCATGACAAGCAAGGGTTTGAGCGTACAACAGTTCTTTCAAGACTTGAATCTCGATTAGTGCAGATGCAAAAAACTTACTG GTCAACTTTATGTCACAAAATTGGCTATGCTCCTAGGCGGAATAAGAAAGCTTTTGAAGGAG AGACTTCTCCTGGCTATCATTCTTCAGCATCTCAATCGAAACATAAAAGTTCAGGAAAGTTATCTGAGAAGAGTAATGGCTTTGGACATCTAAATGGCAAGCATGATAGCAAAGCCAGAAGATCTGGAAATAAACCAAGTTCTTTTGAGCCATCCTCAACTTCTGCTGAAGATGACAGCGATGAAAATGACCTTCCAAATCAACCAGGTGGACATCAGAAGTATAATAATGGAAAAGATGGCTCTCAGGCTATGCATTCACCGCCAGGCTTTGGACAAAGAGATGCTGAGAAAGTATGTTCACCTGGTGGAAGCTTCAAGCGAGTTACTAGAAATTCAAGAAAG GGAGACGCTGATAAGAATGACGACGTGCTGCCAGATACTCTCACGGAGTCGCTAGAGCAGTTAAAAGAAGAGAATCGTGAGCTTAAAGAAAG GCTGCGAAAGAAAGAGGAAGAGATTTTAGGTGATCTGTTGCGTGATTTGCAGCATGAAAGAGAGAGATCCAAATCACTTGAAGCTCAG CTGCAGGAGGCAAAAACAAAAGTAGAGGAACTTAACAAGGAACAGGAAAGTTTGATTGACATATTCACGGAGGAGAGACAACGCCGCGACCTAGAGGAGGAGAACTTGAGAAAGAAGTTGAAG GATGCATCAAATACTACGCAAGAGCTTCATGAGAAGGTGCGGGGTTTGGAGAAGACGAGGTCTGCCAAAGGTAGGTAG